A window of Phragmites australis chromosome 2, lpPhrAust1.1, whole genome shotgun sequence genomic DNA:
CATCGACGGCCAGGGCGGGAGGTGTGGTCCACTTGATCTACCACTCCGTGTCGGTTTGGAAGCCCACCAGGTGTTGTCTGAATGAGGCCTGATGATAGAGAGATTGAAAGAGGCCCGTTCATCCCTAGGCCGAGTAATTTGGAGGCCCGTTGACCTCTTAGGCCCAAATTGGCCTATCAACTTTGGCGGCCCATTTACCGATACATAAGTGAAACcttttagggtctgtttggcatCTTAGGATTGAATTCTTATCActattatataaaacacgaATGGTTTTTTATGTCATTTCTTATCACAATTATATCCTACGTTGCCCTGGATCCATTCCGAGAGCAACAGGGGATAAACCTCTTGGTAAAacagatttctttttctttttcttttttcccaggATAGGCCTTCCTAGCCCACAATCGGATCCACTTACGGTCCAAATACTCTTTTTTTCGGGCTGTTGCATTTCCTGATCCTGGACTTTGGAAATCCTAGAAACGGGCCGGATCCTGCTCTTCCGATGATGAAAGCACAGGAGGTGCAGCAGGCAGACATGCACAGTGATCTGCTCGAAATTACAATAAAAATGCACGGTGATCACACGTGCCAGGTGTGCGGTTTTGTGGCCGTGGCATGCACAAATGTTAACCGTCAAATACGGCAAGCATCTGACCTTTCGGTTTTGGCAAGAGAAATGGAATCCAATACACACGATCTTATCAGCCTGAAGCTCCTGGAAGAATATCGCAGGGGAGCGGTACGTGTGCAGAATAGATTCGCCACACCTCGAAAGGGGGCGGAGGAGGCGCAGAAGCCGCGGCTGCGCAGGTATAAATCCGGGCGCTGGCACACCGCATTTGGGCGCAGCACCGATCGATCGATAGTGTTCATCACACAGGTCAAGCGTAACGCGCGTCTGGCACTCGTAAGTTATCATACACAAATCATGCAGCCCCCTGGTTTCGATCATGTTAGGACTGATCCATGCACCAATGTTTCAATTGGCACCCGATCGACTTCAAGTTTATCGTGCGTGCAGCCATGCTAAATTTGTATATAGCTACGAAGTTGTAAGAAGCACGGTTAGATTCTTGTGACAGACTTGTTATTCACGTTTCTTTTCCGTGTCCAGGCATAAACTGAACAGGGACTGAATCGACCATGGGCGGCGGGCACGACATGCACGGCCACAACGGCGGTGTGAAGGGGTTCGTCTCCAACCTCGTCCACGGCGGGAAGGGCCAGGGCCAGGGCCACGGACAAGGATATGGCTACGAGCACGGCTACGGCCACGGGTACCCTCCTCCTGCCGCCGGCGCGTACCCTCCATCGCACGGCTACCCGGCGCACGGCTACCCGCCGGCCGCCTACCCTGCGCACTCGGCGCAGCACGGTACGTGCAACGGTACAACACAGCACGTACTACACGTCGGCAACCGCTGGCTATCCCTGTTTGTAAAATCTGTGACATTTGAAACGGAGAGGTTTTTCTaatgagcttttttttttgtgaattttgcgTGCGCCAGGGCATATGAACATGGGGGCGTACCACACcagccacggcggcggcggccaccacGGCGGCAAGCACAAGGGCGGCATGTCCGGCGGCAAGTTCATCAGGAAGTGGAAGTGAAGCGCTCGCTCGCGCTGCCTCTACGTACGTACGTATA
This region includes:
- the LOC133896759 gene encoding glycine-rich protein A3-like; the encoded protein is MGGGHDMHGHNGGVKGFVSNLVHGGKGQGQGHGQGYGYEHGYGHGYPPPAAGAYPPSHGYPAHGYPPAAYPAHSAQHGHMNMGAYHTSHGGGGHHGGKHKGGMSGGKFIRKWK